The Roseibium sp. Sym1 nucleotide sequence GCCGATTTCGGTCGGGACCGGCCCGGCAAAGCTGTCCGGTTCCGGCGCGCCGACGACGTGGGGCGCCAGCAACAGGACTGCCGCTGCCCCCCAGGCCAGCCAGTTGCGGCCAAAGGCGATCAGCCAGAGGCCCGCTCCCGCCGTCACCACGGTGGCCCACCACCAGACCTGCCGGGCTGCCACGTCTGCGGCGGCAACGCCCGGTACTTCCGGCGCCAGGGTGAAGCCCGGCGCGAAGTGGAAGGCCACGAAACCCGCCAGACCCCAGAGAAGGCCGCTCCGGCCGTTCACATTGGCGCCGCGCAATTCGGCGAGTGCCATGCCGACGAGCAGGAGGAAGGCGTAACCGGTATAGGTGAGCATGGTGAAGACGATGCTCAGGCCGTCGCGCACCGGCTCGAAACCGCCGACGTCCTGGTGGGCGCTGACGGTCTCGGCACCAAAATGCACCAGCGCACCGGTCTCGTAGAGCTCGGCATGCAACAGCACCGGCTGAACGAACGAAAGCTGCAGCAGGGCCGCAATCAGCCCCGCTCCAGCGCCAGCGAACAAGCCGCTGACCAGAAGACGTGTCAGCATCTTAGTGGCAGGGGAACCCGGTTGCATGGCGCACATCGTGTGCCGCGTCGTGCAGGGCTCCGGCCTGTACGTGTCCCGTGATCGAGATGATCGCCACGCCGAGAATGGCGGCGAAGGCCAGCGGCACGATCTTGGAGACGGAAAGGGTCGATTTTACAGCTTGTGTCGTCATGTTGTCCTCGTTGCCGTCACACCCGACGGCCGTGTTTCAGGTCTTGCCTGGCAGGTCTCCTGGCTCGCGGGTCGTGGCGATTGACCGGACCTTCCCAGCCCTGAACAGGCTAGTGGTGCGATGGGTCAACGCTCTCCGCATACAGTCGCGGGGGCGGCTTCGGCATCCAGCGCCCTGATTGGGTCCGCCGTGTCCGAATTCCCTGTTCGTTTCCCGGCACTTTGTGCCGATCGGAAAACCAAGCAGCGTTCATAATGGACTATTTGCTTTTTCCGCGAAAGCACAAATGCGACATTTCGTTGTTTTACGGATCATGGGCGGTCCCGAGGCCCGGAACCGGAAACTTCCGGACTTGCCGCAAGCCCGGGCGACAGATCCTGTCAGGAAGGTGTCTCATCACCCGCAGATTTGTCACTTTAGGCCTTTTCTCCGGAGCGCCCTGCGGGCATGATCCGCGCCATGTCGACGCAAGATTCCTCCCCTGCCCTCACCGCCAACGACCACCTGATCCTGGTCGATGGGTCCACCTTCATCTTCCGCGCCTATCACGCGCTGCCGCCGCTGACGCGCAAGCCCGACGGGCTGCCGGTCGGCGCCGTCTCGGGTTTCTGCAACATGCTGTGGAAGCTGCTGCAGGAAGGCCTGACCCCGGAAGAAGGTGACGAACCGACTCATTTTGCGGTCATCTTCGACCATTCGGCGAAGACCTTCCGCAATGACATCTACCCGGAATACAAGGCCCACAGGCCCGATCCGCCGGAAGACCTGGTGCCACAGTTCGGCCTGATCCGGGAGGCGACACGGGCCTTTTCCGTACATTGCGTCGAACAGGCGGGCTTTGAGGCCGACGACCTGATCGCCACCTACGCGCGCCAGGCAGCCGAGCAGGGCGCGCGGGTGACGATCGTTTCGGGCGACAAGGACCTGATGCAGCTGATCGGGCCGAAGGTCGGCATGATCGACACGATGAAGAACAAGACTTTCGGCGAGGCGGAGGTCTTTGAAAAATTCGGCGTCGGGCCGGACAAGGTCATCGAGGTGCAGTCGCTGGCGGGCGACAGCGTCGACAACGTGCCGGGCGTGCCGGGCATCGGGCTGAAGACCGCCGCGCTCCTGATCAACGAATTCGGCGACCTGGAAACGCTGCTCACCCAGGCCGAGACCATCAAGCAGAAGAAACGCCGGGAAAACCTGATCGAGTTCGCCGACCAGGCGCGGGTGTCGAAGGAACTGGTGACCCTGAAGCAGGATGTGCCCGTGGAAGTTCCAGTCGGCGATCTCTCCGTGACCGATGTCGACGGGCCGAAGGCGGTCGGCTTCCTGAAGGCCATGGGTTTCACCACCCTGACCAAGCGGGTCGCCGACGAGACCGGCGCCGAGCTTGCCAATGTCGAGGCAACGGACTTCGAGGTCCCCGGCTGGGACGTGCCCGACCACAAGGGCCGGCTCATGGAGCGCACAGCCACCGGCGGCGGGTCGGAAGCCGCCAAGGGCGCCGGCGATGCGGCACCGGCGCCCGACGGGCTGATGGTGCCGCAGACCGTGGCCGATGCGCGTGTGGAAACCGTCAAGGCGATCCCGATCGATTCCAGCGCTTATGAAACCGTCACCAGTGTCGAGCGCCTGAAGGAATGGTGCGACGCGGCCTTCGAGAAAGGTTATGTCGCCTTCGACACGGAAACCACGTCGCTCGACGCCATGCAGGCCGAGCTGGTCGGCCTGTCGCTGTCCACGGAGCCGGGCAAGGCCTGTTACGTGCCGCTTGCCCATGTCGACGGCGAGGGCGATCTGCTGGGCGGCGGCGGCCTGGTCGAGGGACAGATCCCGCTCAAGGACGCGCTCGAGGTGCTGAAACCGATGCTGGAGGACCGCTCGGTCCTGAAGATCGCGCAGAACCTCAAATATGACTGGCTGGTGATGACCCGCTACGGCGTCGACATCACGCCCTATGACGACACAATGCTGCTCTCCTACACCGTTGATGCCGGCAAGGGCGGCAACGGCATGGACGAATTGTCCGAGCGCTGGCTCGACCACAGGCCGATCCCGTTCAAGGAGGTCTGCGGCTCGGGCAAGTCGATGATTACTTTCGACAAGGTGGCGATCGACAAGGCGACCGCCTATGCCGCCGAGGACGCCGACGTCACCCTGCGCCTGTGGCTGATCCTGAAGCCGCGGCTGGCCGCCGACAAGATGGCGACCGTCTACGAAACCCTGGAGCGGCCGATGGTGCCGGTGCTGGCGCGCATGGAAAAGCGCGGCATTTCCGTCGACCGGCAGATGCTGTCCCGGCTTTCCGGTGACTTCGCGCAGGGCATGGCCGCCAAGGAATCGGAAATCTACGAACTGGCAGGCGAAAACTTCAACATCGGCTCGCCGAAACAGCTCGGCGACATTCTCTTCGGCAAGATGGGTCTGCCCGGCGGCAAGAAGACCAAGACCGGCGCCTGGTCGACCTCGGCCCAGGTCCTGGAGGATCTCGCCGCGGAAGGCCATGAGCTGCCGTCGAAGATCGTCTCCTGGCGCCAGCTTTCCAAGCTGAAATCAACCTATTCCGATGCGCTGCCGGGCTATATCAACCCGGAAACGGGCCGGGTGCACACGTCCTATGCGCTGGCGGCCACCACCACCGGACGCCTGTCCTCGTCGGAACCGAACCTGCAGAACATTCCGGTCCGGACCGAAGAGGGCCGCAAGATCCGCAAGGCCTTCATCGCCGAGAAGGGCCACAAGCTGATTTCGGCCGACTACAGCCAGATCGAGCTGCGCGTGCTTGCGCACATGGCCGACATTGCGCAATTGAAACAGGCCTTTGACGACGGGCTCGATATTCACGCCATGACGGCGAGCGAGATGTTCGGCACGCCGATCGAGGGCATGGACCCGATGGTGCGCCGGCGCGCCAAGGCAATCAATTTCGGCATCATTTACGGCATTTCCGCCTTCGGCCTTGCCAACCAGCTCGGTATCGCGCGTGGTGAGGCGAGCGACTACATCAAGACCTATTTCGAGCGCTTCCCGGGCATCAAGGACTATATGGAAGCGACCAAGAAGCAGGTCCACGCCAATGGCTATGTCACGACGATCTTCGGCCGCAAGGCGCATTATCCGGACGTGAACACCAAGAACCCGAACATGCGCGCCTTTTACGAGCGCGCGGCGATCAACGCCCCGATCCAGGGATCGGCCTCCGACATCCTGCGCCGCGCCATGGTGCGCATGGAAGACAAGCTGCAGGGTTCAAAGCTCGATGCCCGGATGCTCCTGCAGGTCCATGACGAACTGATCTTCGAGGTGCCGGAAGGCCAGGTCGACGACACCATCCCGGTGATCAGGGACGTCATGGAAAATGCCTGCGACCCGGCGCTGAAACTGTCCGTGCCGCTGCAGGTCGATGCGCGCGCTGCCGACAATTGGGACGAGGCGCATTAAGCGCCCCGTTCCCCCTACACCATACCAAGCACGCGCAGCAGCAGCGCCATCTGGCACAGGAAGCCGGCGAAAAAGGCGATCGTCCTGAGCAGCGGGATGCCGAACGTGTAGATCACGACATGGGCCGCGCGGCTGGCCAGAAACGTGAAACACGCCGCCGTCGTCAGACCGTTTCCGGCCTCGAGCAAGTGCACATTGATCGCCAGCGGCGCAAAAACCGCGAGATTTTCCAGCGCGTTGCGGTGCGCATTGGCAAGCCGGTGCGCCCAGTCCGCTTTCGGCCGCACATCCGGTTGCGGGTTTTTCAGCGCCGTCCAGAGTCCCATCTCGGCAAGCCTGTTGAGGATGACCGGTATCCAGATGAGCCCGGTCAGGCCGGCCGCCAGCGCGGTTGAAAGAAGTTCAGGTGAAGGGGAAAGCATTTCCGTTCTCCGTCAGGTGGCACGGTTGCGGTCAGGATGCCGCAGGGTCCGTCGCCCGCATCGCGGGACGTTCGGAAAATGTCTCGAACCAGGCGGCAAGCTGCGGGTGACCCGGACGCCAGTCGATGTCGGGCAGGCGGAAATCGAGATACCCGAGCGCTGCGCCGAGGGCGATCTGGGCGAGGCTCAAGGGTCCCTCAAACGCCGTCAGGTCCGCTTCGATCACGGCGGCCGGGCGCAGGATGCCGGCCTGCCAGCGGTCCAGCCACATGGGGGACTGCTGCGTGGCGTCGCGCCGGCGTTCCATGACAATTGCGAAGGCCGCATCGAGAATGCCGTCGGCGAGAGCCTCGGCTGTCAGAACCTTCCAGCGCGTTGTCCCTTCCGGGATGAGTTGTCTTTCTCCCGGCAGGCTGTCCAGATAGGCGCAAATGACCGGGCTGTCGTAGATCGCCGTGCCTTCACCGGTCACGAGCGCGGGCACCTTGCCGAGCGGATTGGCCGATTTCAGCGCCGGACTGTCTTCAAACGGGTTCTGGAAGACCATCTCCACGCTGGCCTCCAGACCTTTTTCCAGAACGACCATCCGTGCCTTGCGGGCATAGGGAGAGGTGTTTGCGAAATAAAGTGTCATCATCGGTCAGTGCCCTTTCAAGACAAAGGAAGAAGCCCGGGAAAGAAGCGCTGCTGCCTGCCGGACGGTGGTTTCAACGATGTCCGCCGCCGGAAGAACGGCTTTGACAAGATCGAGGGATTCCCCGGCAATCAGCGCTCGGACGGAGAAGTCATCTGGATCCGACGCGTCATAGGTCTCGCGGAGCTGGCCGGCAGACACCCGAAGGGCCACGGGATCGTTGAGCCAGGGGCGGGAGAAATCGTTCTGAACAACCCGGCCGGTAAATTCCGGCGGCCAGGACAGCCCCCTGGCGACGTCGAATATGCTCGACCGGCCGGTGTCGTCACCGCGAGCGCCGACCAACGCGGCCTTTGCCTTGTCCGTGCCGTTGGCCTCATGGCTTGCCCAGAAGCGCGTCCCCATCATGATGCCGTCGGCACCCAGCATCAGAGCGGCAGCCAGGCCCCGCCCGTCCGCAAGCCCGCCCGCGGCCAGAACGACCTGGCCCGGTCCCGCGAGGTCCCGGACGGCCGGCAACAGCGCGGTCAGGCCGCGATCCATGCCGTGACCGCCGCCTTCCTGCCCCTGGGCCACGAGAATGTCCGTGCCGGCCTTCAGCGCCTGCTCGGCCTGGTCCAGTCTCTGCACCTGCCAGATGGTCGGGATGCCGCGTTCCTTCGCCGCGGCGATGATCGGTTCCGCATTGCCGAAAGAGACGAACAGGGCCGCTGGATTGCGATCGAGAATGCGTTCCAGAACGGCAGGCCTCTCCATCAGGGCCCAGGTGATGACGCCGATGCCGACATGCTGGTCCCCGGCATCCGCAAATGCGGCATCGATCCAGTCCGGATCCCCATAGCCGGCGCCGATGAGGCCAAAGCCGCCCGCGCGGGCCACTTCGGCGGCCAGGCGGCCGTCCGAGATCCTGTCCATCGGCGCCAGCATGATCGGATGCCTGATGCCGAAGCGGCGGGTGAATGACGTTTCGAGATACTGGTTCATGCCCCCATGCTGGCAAATTTTTTGTTTCTTGAAAAATGATTGTAATTGGAATTTGGTATCTCTATTTTTGATAGATGGATATTGTCCTTCTGAAAACGCTCGTGGCCGTAGCCGACGCCGGATCTTTTTCGGGTGCCGCCGAAATCCTTCATTGTGTCCAGTCGAATGTCACCTCGCGCATCCGCCGGCTCGAGGACCATTTCGGGCAGAAGGTCTTTCAGCGCAGCAAGGCCGGCGCGCACCTGACGGAATTCGGCAAGCGCCTGCACACCCGCGCGATCGAACTGTTGCAGCACTTCGAAGCGGTGGAACGGGATCTCATGGAAGCCGCCGGCACCGGGGCCTTGTTGCGCCTGGGGTCGATGGAAACGACGGCGGCCGTGCGCCTGCCCAGCCTCCTCAAGCATCTCAAGCAGCTGAGCCGGGCGCCGGTTGCCCTGTCCACCGGACCGACGGCCGACCTGCTTGCCCGGGTCTGGGACCGGAAACTGGATGCGGCCCTTGTCGCCGGGCCCGTGGACGAGGACCGTTTCCACGCGGTGACGGCCTTCACCGAACGGCTGGTCTGCGCCCGCAACCCCACCGGCACCGCGCAGGATCCGCTGCTTGCCTTCCGTCCCGGCTGCAGTTACCGCGCAACGGCTCAGGCCTGGCTCGCCAGCATTGGCCGAAGCGACACCGAAGTCACCGAAATGGGCACGCTTGAGGGAATACTCGGCTGCGTCGAAGCCGGGCTGGGGTTTGCGGTCGGTCCGGAGAGCGCCATTCGGGGTTACCGGAACGCGGATCAACTGAAGCTCGACCCGCTTCCCGCTCCCTATGACCTGGTCGAGACGTTTCTGGTCTGGCGCATCGACCACCAGCCGGTCGACAGCCACCGCAAGCTCTGCCGCATTTTGTCGGGCGAACCCGTCGCGTCGGGACCGCCCGCCGGTCTGTGAATCAGGCCGAAACGGACACTGTACACCACGGTTTCCCGGAGGCGACAGCCGTCAGACCATCGCCATCACGCGTGACGGTCCACCAGTGCCACCACGGTGTTTGGGCGCACCGACGATCAGCGTTGCGCCGCTGGCGGGCAGGGCGTCGAGATTGGCGATGCATTCCAGTCCCCAGCGGCCGC carries:
- a CDS encoding CbtA family protein; this encodes MLTRLLVSGLFAGAGAGLIAALLQLSFVQPVLLHAELYETGALVHFGAETVSAHQDVGGFEPVRDGLSIVFTMLTYTGYAFLLLVGMALAELRGANVNGRSGLLWGLAGFVAFHFAPGFTLAPEVPGVAAADVAARQVWWWATVVTAGAGLWLIAFGRNWLAWGAAAVLLLAPHVVGAPEPDSFAGPVPTEIGALFASRALGVGMAAWLLLGCFAGYFWQREGARAGAQQPA
- a CDS encoding NAD(P)H-dependent flavin oxidoreductase; this translates as MNQYLETSFTRRFGIRHPIMLAPMDRISDGRLAAEVARAGGFGLIGAGYGDPDWIDAAFADAGDQHVGIGVITWALMERPAVLERILDRNPAALFVSFGNAEPIIAAAKERGIPTIWQVQRLDQAEQALKAGTDILVAQGQEGGGHGMDRGLTALLPAVRDLAGPGQVVLAAGGLADGRGLAAALMLGADGIMMGTRFWASHEANGTDKAKAALVGARGDDTGRSSIFDVARGLSWPPEFTGRVVQNDFSRPWLNDPVALRVSAGQLRETYDASDPDDFSVRALIAGESLDLVKAVLPAADIVETTVRQAAALLSRASSFVLKGH
- a CDS encoding glutathione S-transferase N-terminal domain-containing protein — translated: MMTLYFANTSPYARKARMVVLEKGLEASVEMVFQNPFEDSPALKSANPLGKVPALVTGEGTAIYDSPVICAYLDSLPGERQLIPEGTTRWKVLTAEALADGILDAAFAIVMERRRDATQQSPMWLDRWQAGILRPAAVIEADLTAFEGPLSLAQIALGAALGYLDFRLPDIDWRPGHPQLAAWFETFSERPAMRATDPAAS
- a CDS encoding CbtB domain-containing protein; amino-acid sequence: MTTQAVKSTLSVSKIVPLAFAAILGVAIISITGHVQAGALHDAAHDVRHATGFPCH
- a CDS encoding MAPEG family protein, giving the protein MLSPSPELLSTALAAGLTGLIWIPVILNRLAEMGLWTALKNPQPDVRPKADWAHRLANAHRNALENLAVFAPLAINVHLLEAGNGLTTAACFTFLASRAAHVVIYTFGIPLLRTIAFFAGFLCQMALLLRVLGMV
- the polA gene encoding DNA polymerase I, with the protein product MIRAMSTQDSSPALTANDHLILVDGSTFIFRAYHALPPLTRKPDGLPVGAVSGFCNMLWKLLQEGLTPEEGDEPTHFAVIFDHSAKTFRNDIYPEYKAHRPDPPEDLVPQFGLIREATRAFSVHCVEQAGFEADDLIATYARQAAEQGARVTIVSGDKDLMQLIGPKVGMIDTMKNKTFGEAEVFEKFGVGPDKVIEVQSLAGDSVDNVPGVPGIGLKTAALLINEFGDLETLLTQAETIKQKKRRENLIEFADQARVSKELVTLKQDVPVEVPVGDLSVTDVDGPKAVGFLKAMGFTTLTKRVADETGAELANVEATDFEVPGWDVPDHKGRLMERTATGGGSEAAKGAGDAAPAPDGLMVPQTVADARVETVKAIPIDSSAYETVTSVERLKEWCDAAFEKGYVAFDTETTSLDAMQAELVGLSLSTEPGKACYVPLAHVDGEGDLLGGGGLVEGQIPLKDALEVLKPMLEDRSVLKIAQNLKYDWLVMTRYGVDITPYDDTMLLSYTVDAGKGGNGMDELSERWLDHRPIPFKEVCGSGKSMITFDKVAIDKATAYAAEDADVTLRLWLILKPRLAADKMATVYETLERPMVPVLARMEKRGISVDRQMLSRLSGDFAQGMAAKESEIYELAGENFNIGSPKQLGDILFGKMGLPGGKKTKTGAWSTSAQVLEDLAAEGHELPSKIVSWRQLSKLKSTYSDALPGYINPETGRVHTSYALAATTTGRLSSSEPNLQNIPVRTEEGRKIRKAFIAEKGHKLISADYSQIELRVLAHMADIAQLKQAFDDGLDIHAMTASEMFGTPIEGMDPMVRRRAKAINFGIIYGISAFGLANQLGIARGEASDYIKTYFERFPGIKDYMEATKKQVHANGYVTTIFGRKAHYPDVNTKNPNMRAFYERAAINAPIQGSASDILRRAMVRMEDKLQGSKLDARMLLQVHDELIFEVPEGQVDDTIPVIRDVMENACDPALKLSVPLQVDARAADNWDEAH
- a CDS encoding LysR family transcriptional regulator — its product is MAVADAGSFSGAAEILHCVQSNVTSRIRRLEDHFGQKVFQRSKAGAHLTEFGKRLHTRAIELLQHFEAVERDLMEAAGTGALLRLGSMETTAAVRLPSLLKHLKQLSRAPVALSTGPTADLLARVWDRKLDAALVAGPVDEDRFHAVTAFTERLVCARNPTGTAQDPLLAFRPGCSYRATAQAWLASIGRSDTEVTEMGTLEGILGCVEAGLGFAVGPESAIRGYRNADQLKLDPLPAPYDLVETFLVWRIDHQPVDSHRKLCRILSGEPVASGPPAGL